CTAGCGAGGAGACACGCGGTGACGAACCCCTCAACGGATCGACCCGTGATACTCCCGGCAGTCTTTGCTTTTCGGTAGAACCGTGCTGCCTCTTCCAGTTCCGGTGTGGGGACATCGAACGCAGCACCCATACGGCGAATTTCGCCGAGAGCGTAGTCGAGACGACACTGCTCTGCTGTCCGGCCGTGCGTCCACCCGGTGTTTCGGGATAGGCGGTGCTGGGGACTGGATTGGGTGAGACCGGCCCCGCCGGTCTGGACGTCCGTTCCGAACCCGGTTCCCAGGCCTCGGTCGGCCCATAGGTTGGTCACCCGACTCCCAGTCCGTTTTCGGGCATCGTTGCCGTAATGTGGCCGTGGAGTGGTCGATAGTGGTCGGTCGGTCTGTACCAGGTGACACTCGGGACAGACCCGCTCGGACCGATCTGACTTAGGTATCTCGGCCCCGCATTCCCGGCAGGTGAGACAGTCCGGTGGTTTCTCGGCGGGTGTCTGCAGCACTGTCCAAAAAAGTCTGCTGGGAGGCGATTCGCCAGTCGAACTGCGAGTGTTAGCATACATACGTGTACGGTGATAACCGTGGAACCACCACGGCGACCGGAAACCGGTGCTCGGTGGACGCGGATTTTAGTCCGCGTACGACCTTGTCTCATATTTTGTATCACAGCGATATTAGTTCTGTGATTGGTCTGACGCTCTGTTTCCAGGATCTACCAGAGTGAATTACAGCGTCACATATAAACGAGAAACCGGTTCTACTCGATTCGAAAACCAGTCCGCAAGGACTGGTTGATCCCGGGTGGTTACGCCGAGATCGCCGCCGACCACTTATCTGGAACTTTGGCCAGTTCCGGATAGCCCGGCCGACGGTAGTTTAGTCGGTTATCACCGTAGGCGCGCGATGCGCCGGGTGGAACTTCGGTTGGAGGGCGTATTAAGATTGTGAGTGGTTTCCATTCCGACGCACAGCCAGGATTCTGGGCGCTATCTTTAACACTCCTGTTAGAGATTGTAGTTAGTATATCATCCCAGATGGCTTCTGCGACAGATAGGTTTGAGACGGTTCTCGCGAGCGCACGTAAAAAACTCAACGACGCCCGCGAGGAGTACGAAGCGCTTGAGCGGACCGAAGCGGTCCCACAGCCGATAATTCAGAGTCTCGAAGGCTTCAAGCGGGAACTCAACGAACTGGACGACCGGTTGACGATAGATGACTCTGATATTGAACTCGCGGAGACGACAGCAGAAAGGATCACGGCGCTTTATCAGGTTCTCTCAGCGCTCAGTCATCGGCAGCGGGTCGTGGTTGAGGCTGACGTCGCGCGACTTGATCATCAGCTTACGCTACTTGATCGACTCGACGACTCCTCAGAACCCGGCCAGAAGGCTGAACAGCAACATTCGATGTTATGTCGACTAGTCGAAAACGATCGTCACGACCGCGTTTACGGGAGCGATCGGTTGTCATTGGGTGGTGTCGAGCGACAACTCCGGACGGCTCGCTTCGAACGTCTGTCTGACGTCACTGACTCCGAGGCGACAGTGGCACTCCAGGAAGTTGCGTCGTCACTTCTGGAGGATATCCACCAATACCTCGCCAATCTGGGGGATGACAACGAGGATCGAACAGCATTTGCAGCAGATTTAAAACGGGTGAAGGAACTCCTTTCGACGGTCGAAGAACACGACGACCGTGCACCGGAGTCTGCAGCGACCGCATTCGAGGGCTGCCTGATGCTCCACTACAGTATAGCTCGGGCGTACGCTGACCAGCAGATGACTGAAGCGCTCGCCGACACGGTTACCGAAACGGGACTTACTGTCGACATTGGTATAGAACGCTGTGTCTCACGGGGGGCAGCCGAAGATCTACTCGATGCGGTGGCTGCGGCTCTCGAAACCGAGACTGAGCAGTCGACTACGACACGCCTACGGCAACTCTTGGTAAGACACGACGGGAGTGTCGAACGTACAGCCGCCGCGACAGAGTTCGACGTGGTGGACATCCTCGAACAGGTTATACAACTCTACTCTGACGGAGAAATCGCAGACATCACTATCGAGTTCAAGTTATGAGTACAGGCGCAGCATCAGTCGACTTAGAGACGATAGATCGGGCGTGGGAGACGTTCGTAAACGTCGACTCGGTCTACGAAGACGTTGAGGACACGGTTCTCGAGGCAGTCACGGAAGTTTGCCAGCAGGAGATCAACGCGGGCAACTACGACGCGACGGCCGCCCTTGATGGAGTCTATGCAGCGTTCGAGAACGACCATCTTGGCGGTGACAGCACGTTCGTAACCGAAGTCCTCCGGTCGGACGAACTCGTCGTTGACACGATGGAAATGGGGGAAGAACGAATTGCCCGGGAACTTTTCCACCGGCTGATCGAACATCTAGTTGACGACGGCCAACTCTTGTACGTCGGGACGCGTCAGGAGGTCCGGAGCCACGTCGCCGAGATGGCGCGGTACTTTGCGCTCGTTCGACAACGGCTCACCGACGAGACCGACTACCAGTTCACGCCGAACCTCGTCAAGATGATCAAGATGGCGTCGGCGGATCGGAAGCAGCCGATAATGGGAAGGGACGAGCCGGAAGCGGCACGGTTCAGACAGCCGATCAGGAAGATCAACGAACGTGTGACCGAGGACTCGACCGAACCCGCGTGGGAACTGGACGATACGGTCGGGAGCGAGTGGCGTGATGTCGTCGGTGAGACGATGGAAACGATGAGTGACTTCTTTGACAACGGACTCCCCGATGATTTCGACTCGCTGGCGGCATTCCAAGCTCGCGCGTTTCGTGACCTCTACCTGGACGCGATGACCAAGCACGCCGGCGACACGACCTCACACGTCGTTACGGCGAGCACCGGGGGTGGGAAGACCGAGGCGTTCCTCTTCCCGACGCTAGCGTATTGTCTTACTGCAGCGAAAGCCAACATCAGCGGGAACAAGGCACTCTTGACTTACCCGCGGCGCGACCTCTGTAACAACCAGTTTGAGCGGGCATTCGAGTATATCACCGAACTGAACAGGATCGAGGACAGTCTGGACGCATCGTTCGAGGACGCTCCACTGACCATCAGCATCCAGCACAGTAGTCGGCGGAGTCTCACCCTCGACTGCCCCCACTGTGACGGCGAGTTATCCGTCCCGGAGGAGTACAAAAAGAAGAACTTCGAGTGTGACAACGATGCGTCACACACCGTCGAGTACGCGACAGTCGACCGGTCTGCTGCCGCGGATGTCATCGTTACGACGCAGAATTCGCTGCACCGGCGAATGATGGACAACTACGGGCGCGAGGCCCTCTGGAAGAGCCCCTATCCCACAAAGTTCCTCGTACTGGACGAGGTTCACATCTACACTGACCAGGCAGGAATGAACGTTTCGAACGTCGTACGCCGGTTCAAACAGGGACTGCGGCGGACGGCGCCACAGCAACAACCCACACTTGTCGCCTCTAGTGCGACGATCAACAACGCTGAGGACTTCACGCGACGGATCTTCGATACGGAGGATGCTGTCCGGATTTGTCCAACTCCCGACGAACAGGACACGCTGAGCCGCGAACACTTCGTCTTCGTCAAGGCCACCGACCCTCGAGAGGTCCGAGTCCCACTTGGAGAGTCTATGTACAAACCCGAGAATGAGTGGGACGATGTCAGCCAGAGCACGGCAACGAATCTCTCCTGTATGATCCAAGTCGCGTTCGCGTTCTTCCACACAATGCGGAAGGAGAGAGCCGGTGATCGAGACGGATTAGAGGCGGACAAGAACCGCATCCTCGGGTTCGTCGACTCGATCGACTCGGTGAGTCGCCTGGGCGGCTACGTCCAAGAGGCCGAGGATAACGAGTTGTTCAAGTTTCGGATGCCGGACGCTCTGCTCGGGGAACGGGGGAACAACCCGGACTGTCCACGCGACCTCTTCCGGGGGGCGACAGACGACCAGTTTGACGAGGCGGCGATCTGTGAATCTCAACCGCCCAACCCTAACGTCAATCCCTGTCCGGTGTATCAGGACGGCGAGTGCTGGTGGACGATGCAGGACCGTGCGATGGACCTCAAAGATATGACCGTCGCGATCCACAAAAGCGGGAGCACGCGGTACGCCGGATCAGACCACTATGCTGGCGATGACTGGGATCAACTGATCACGACGAGTGCACTTGAAGTCGGGTTCGATCACGCCAGTATCATCGGCACGTTCCAGTACCGCGCTCCCCGGAACGTGCCCGGCTTCCTTCAGCGGAAGGGGCGTGGCGGCCGCGACGCCAACGACGAACCGATCACAGTCGTGGTCCTCGGGTCGACCCCCACCGATTCGTACTACTTCCACCACTCGAACTACCTCAGCGATCCCCGGGACAAACACCTGAGGATCCCACTGGATGAGAATAACCGGTTCATTCGCGCCGAACATATGACGGCATCCGTTCTGGACTAT
This DNA window, taken from Halobellus ruber, encodes the following:
- a CDS encoding DEAD/DEAH box helicase yields the protein MSTGAASVDLETIDRAWETFVNVDSVYEDVEDTVLEAVTEVCQQEINAGNYDATAALDGVYAAFENDHLGGDSTFVTEVLRSDELVVDTMEMGEERIARELFHRLIEHLVDDGQLLYVGTRQEVRSHVAEMARYFALVRQRLTDETDYQFTPNLVKMIKMASADRKQPIMGRDEPEAARFRQPIRKINERVTEDSTEPAWELDDTVGSEWRDVVGETMETMSDFFDNGLPDDFDSLAAFQARAFRDLYLDAMTKHAGDTTSHVVTASTGGGKTEAFLFPTLAYCLTAAKANISGNKALLTYPRRDLCNNQFERAFEYITELNRIEDSLDASFEDAPLTISIQHSSRRSLTLDCPHCDGELSVPEEYKKKNFECDNDASHTVEYATVDRSAAADVIVTTQNSLHRRMMDNYGREALWKSPYPTKFLVLDEVHIYTDQAGMNVSNVVRRFKQGLRRTAPQQQPTLVASSATINNAEDFTRRIFDTEDAVRICPTPDEQDTLSREHFVFVKATDPREVRVPLGESMYKPENEWDDVSQSTATNLSCMIQVAFAFFHTMRKERAGDRDGLEADKNRILGFVDSIDSVSRLGGYVQEAEDNELFKFRMPDALLGERGNNPDCPRDLFRGATDDQFDEAAICESQPPNPNVNPCPVYQDGECWWTMQDRAMDLKDMTVAIHKSGSTRYAGSDHYAGDDWDQLITTSALEVGFDHASIIGTFQYRAPRNVPGFLQRKGRGGRDANDEPITVVVLGSTPTDSYYFHHSNYLSDPRDKHLRIPLDENNRFIRAEHMTASVLDYFNVANTVDAQRLFSGTRSTTGPDIDYLRQMFDDHRTQLEQWLSDTYNVDSEEVETVLSQFDSYLDCLDEKILPDSGEVYWEFFARMVEEDGQKALDEIDMLLRKVDDR